ttattttaaaatttatgataataaTATTTCTAACTAACTCAAATCTTATCATGACAATGCTCTCagctaatatttttaaaaatcgcCAATGAAAGCTAATGTGTTAGCTCAAGACATCTTTTTACGTTCTATgagttaaaaatatttgaacatAAAAGAGGTGGTAcagatttttagtttttacatcTAACGTGTTTTGTGTGTCTCAATACATTCTCAAGAACCTTCGAAAAAGTGCTTGCTACGAAACATGTAATATTTGTACCAATGAAGCTTAATTAGGATCATACTATAAAATTCGAGGTTAACACATCGGGTTATCAGTTTAATTTTGCAAATCATTAGTGACTGACAACTAATTATTGGATTTACAATTGTTTGAGTCGTACGTCTTGAATTGCAAACAAAATAaccgatttttttaaaagaagaatACAAAGAGGGAAAGTTTTTACTTTAAAGTGTAGTTCagatagttgacaaaaaaacagTAAAGTTCAGATACTGTATCGATTCATAAACAGACACGAAAGCTCGAAGACAGAGAGAGACAGTGCTGAGTTGTTGAACAGAACCAAGTAGAAGACTCTGACCAAAGAAGAGGCTTCAAGTTTGTTATAAATCTGAACAAATAGACCCCACTATTTACATTCaccaatattaaaaagaaagaagaaatttCACATCAGCATCAGAATCTCTCAATCCCCTTCTTCACAAGCTTCCTTCTTTCTTCACATTGCCGACACTTCATTCCTCTCTTTCCATCGCCGATGGCTTCTTGCTACGGCGTCTCAAAGCTCCTTCTCATTCTCTTAACCACCTCCATTGCCACCGCATTACCCGTCACCAAAGCCGTGTCGGGTCAAATAAACTCCAACTCCGTCCTCGTAGCTCTCCTCGACTCTCACTACACAGAGCTAGCCGAGCTAGTAGAGAAAGCCCTCCTCCTCCAAACCCTCGAAGAAGCAGTTGGTCGACACAACATCACAATCTTTGCACCGCGCAACGACGCCTTGGAACGTAACCTCGACCCTCTCTTCAAATCTTTCTTGCTCGAACCAAGAAACCTCAAATCGTTACAAACACTCTTGATGTTCCACATTCTCCCTCGCCGTGTCTCTTCTCCTCAATGGCCTTCCCTCTCTCATCACCACCGTACTCTCTCCAACGACCATGTTCACCTAACCGTCGACGCTCCCACCCTCCGGTTAAAAGTAGACTCCGCAGATATTATCCGTCCCGATGACGTCATTAGACCCGACGGCATCATCCATGGGATCGAACGTCTCCTCATCCCTCGCTCAGTTCAAGAAGACTTCAACAGCCGCCGTAGCCTCCGGTCAATCTCCGCTGTTTTACCTGAAGGAGCTCCGGAGGTCGACCCAAGAACCAACCGTCTCAAGAAGCCACCGCCTCCCGTCCCCGCCGGAGCCCCACCCGTTCTCCCGATCTACTCCGCCATGTCACCGGGCCCATCTCTAGCTCCGGCTCCAGCTCCCGGACCCGGAGGTCCACGTCACCACTTCAACGGCGAGGCTCAAGTCAAAGACTTCATCCACACTCTCTTGCATTACGGTGGCTACAATGAGATGGCTGACATTCTCGTCAACCTAACCTCCCTAGCCACCGAGATGGGTCGTCTCGTCTCTGAAGGCTACGTTTTAACCGTCTTGGCTCCTAACGACGAAGCCATGGCTAAGCTCACGACGGATCAGTTGAGCGAGCCAGGTGCTCCTGAGCAGATTGTGTATTACCATATCATACCGGAGTATCAGACGGAGGAGAGTATGTACAACGCCGTTAGGAGATTCGGGAAAGTGAAGTATGATTCGTTGAGATTCCCACACAAAGTGTTGGCTCAAGAAGCTGATGGCTCTGTTAAGTTCGGACACGGTGAAGGCTCTGCTTATTTGTTTGATCCTGATATATACACCGACGGTCGGATCTCAGTTCAGGGTATTGATGGAGTTTTGTTTCCGGTGGAGGAGACGCCGGCGACGGAGATAAAACCGGCTGCTCCGGTCTTTAAAAAAGTTGCGAAATCAAGAAGaggtaaataaaattttcagtcTTTGACTTTGTTACTTTTCTCTTATAGCAAGTTttagattatgatttttttttggttcataaatatttaattttgacagCTAGGCTAGCATTTCATCATTGTTTGTGTCATAGATTGTCAAAAATCTTGTTCTACCACTTGGTGTAGTATGAAACATTAGTTAAATAGATCAGCGGCCATGAGTTTGGTCGTTCGATGAGAGAGTACAAGTAAGTAAACACGTGGGATTTGGAATAAAGCAGAGACGTGTAAGAGTGTGGAGACAGAACTATCttaacaaattttgttttttttattcaaaatattggcttctttttatttataactataaCCCACCGACGCACAATCACATTATAATCATTAAATTaaggaaaaaatgttttttttttgttctttctaaaAGACAAGCTGCGAGACACAATTGGTCGTTAGCGACAGCTTGTGTTTATTTTTACTAAACCTCAAACCAAACTCTTCTGTCTTTCTGTAttttagatttgtttttatttaaaatactaaacAATTTTTAGTTTGTTTCTAATCAGGTATTCGTTGTACTCAATCATTTACAAAAGTTAATTATGATCTGATATTCTATTGCAGGTAAATTGATGGAGGTAGCTTGTAAAATGATGGGATCACGGTTTACCTCGTGCCAATGATTTTACACGTtatgaacaaaacaaaataagccAGAGCTTTCAAATTCTTGAATCTGTAAACATCTGAAGAACATAATTGAATATGTAAATGATGTGATTTTTGGTTCGTTGCAGTTTTCATGtcctttttgtaatttttatattaaaatatataaatacatgaacGGTAGATTTTGATAAAGTTTGTTATATGGGGTGCGTGAAAAAGTAGTAGGAGTTAGAGACATCAATGTAATACACGCTATACAAGTATATGGAATAATAAAGGAAGGATCCATTTGTGTGCCTATTTATTCCATTCTGAACTATCAACTATTGATATCATTTTGTATAATACTATAAGATATAAAATGCCTGTCGAATATTTTATTGTGTGACTGGACATGGTAGTTACAATGTACATAATGTAATACTGTTTTTTTCATTCACCTGGTATTAAAGTCAGCCactttgtttattgtttatgcaataccaaacaaaaatattttgtcgtcgccaaaaataattatagaaaAGAAGAATCATTTGATTATAAATGTACCACTTTACTAATAAGGGTTATCACTCACTCTTTGGCATATCGACTATTTATAAGTACCATTAGATTAGTACTACTTGCTTATACAAAGCTATAATAAGAAAAGGAACGTGTCCTTGTGTATAGCAAGATTTCTATCTTTCACAGCTTAGGACACGAATCTTGAATGTTACTATTAAGACGGTGAAGATATTAGGAAGAACTGAAGAAGTGGGGACTGGCCACGAGGGCAGGTGAGCTGTGGGCGTCATGTAATAAAAGTCAGATTCTCTTGTCATTAGCAAATTAATATTACTTCCTAATAAGCTTCTAGAGTCAAAGTCAAACGTTATCATTATTTATCATCTGTTTTAATGTGACTGCATTGTTATGCAATAAGTCTTTTTTTGTGTAAAGGAACAATGCAATAAGTCTGCCTATTAAACATTGCAAGGATTAAAAGACTAAGAGGGCACTTACCATTGTTTAAACATATAATCTTGAATGGTGGTTACTTGTAGTATTTGAAGAATTAAAATCTTAGGAGTGAGTAGTGAGTAGGTCTTATCCGTTTTGAACGTGCCATGTTCGGACTTAACAAACTCCTATTAGTCAAACCAACACTATTAACAACTCCAACGTTAGATATTATATATCAACTTCACAACCTTTACCCATTATCATGCAGAAGCCACTATAGCAACTTATACCCAACGTGATCATCAAAACTAGCTTGGCCAaaaaaccggaaccgaagaCCCAAAccagaaccgaaccaaaatatcCAAATCCGGAACCGGACCGAAACCCTCAAATACTCGAGTGatttctatatttctatatacgaaataaccaaaccgaaccgaaaccgaatcgAAACCGAATCGAAAccgaatatatataaaatattaattgtatatacaaataacataattatatatatttataatttaaattttatattaaaagtaaccaaaaatatttgaagaaaattaaattgttataaaataccCAAACTACGCGAAGATTCTTATAGTATGtggatatttttattcaaaatatctaaACTAATCTGAAATATCCGAGATTTTTATCCGAATCATCCTagtaatttgatattttacccaaAATACCCCATATTTAATCCGAATTATCCGAAATAACCAAACCAGAACCAAATAAGAACAAAATTTTCGGCTTATTTCCGATTTCTACTTTTATTATCAGAATCGATTCCGAAACAACctaaaccgaacccaaaccgaaaaCATGTCATGCAGTAAATGGATCTTCTAATCCCTTATCTGAACTACCTGATACTCGAAATACCTAAACCGACACCCAAAATGCCCATGCCTAATCAAAACGATAAGACATTTGTCCGCATCGTTGTGGTCATGTGATAGATGAGACATGAAAATGTGTTACAATACTTTTTATGGGGTTCAAGTTTTCCTCGAAAAAAATCACAGCTATAtgaaatatttgggattgagtTTCAAAACATAGGGTATGAATGGGGACCACGGAACGGCGAGAAATAATGCATTCCCTAACGTTCCTAAAAAATatcaccattcacaaggaataattttttcttctcatttcctaccattcttttttttgtaaagaaataaagaacaaaaatatttcttgttaaatttgagaaggaacaaccatttcttttcattcctgcaattttattcttttacgttccttttctatttgttcttcttgtttatagattttattttagtCGAAAAGCATTCTTGGATAGAAAATGTGAAAATCAGTTCACTTTTTATCACTAAAAACTATTTTTCCAGACTAATCGGATTAgctaatatctatattattaaaagagaagtacccatttgaaaatgttcttacttcattaattaaactccctttttttttgcttctctttttcaattgcatttatgaaatatcctaaatcgaataaaactgcctaatttattacttgtcttttcagttacattaatgaaatatgcttaaatgaatttaaacttcctattttattgtttgtctttttcagttaccttaatgaaatattcttaaataaatttggacataatgtcatttaatcaaccaaaaaaactcatgagttatccttacgtgcataattttaataatggagatttttaaaaacgtgcatcattaaaatgttacctaaaacatgcagcactaataaataacatgcatcaataaaactagaatttgactcagacaattgtacggatattattttcagttgattaaatttaaaaaaaaattatttattcaaaaaatatttaagaatgactatgtttttaaaaattatatggtactatttgctcataactcatttgtcatttgataaattgttagaaagaaaattttagcataatataactcatttgtcatttgctaaatttatggtttttatttatattttttattatttaattataatattttcattttatatttgaaagataaatgaattttatttcaaacaatatttttgtaaatgtattttttaaaaaataatcaattaaaattgttattatcattgaatatcattatttttgacataattcgagttttcgtttacatcaaaacttatcatattttaggataattttaatttaaaatgtaattttcatatttttcaaacaaattctaaaaatattttttaaatattttgttataattgttaaaaaaatattgagttgcatttcaaataaaaaggtaaagatattaaaaatattctaattaaaatatgtaaaatttaatatagttttaaggaaatggtcaaaataaaaaaaattatacataaaataatcatgatttttgttaattgggcggatcattatttatatgatatcgcatacgaaagaaaaatttctgtttttaaaattatctaattaacccGGCCGCGGATCAGGGTCTAGtgatatattaaaaagaaaacataacacAACCCAAGCCCAAACTAGCTTTTAAGCACAATCTCGCATCTAACCACAAACAAGTTGCAAACGGAGAATACCCGTGAGGAGAAGTGTAGCTCCTGCAGATAAAGATCCCAAAAGCCTCACTTTGATATGTAACATTTGCACAACTCACTACTGTTGTCACTCTTCAAAAATTCACACATTTGCACACTCACTACATTTCCACTCTTCAAAAATCCACGCATATCCCATCCTCAAAATATATTACACTTTGAATCTTTATCTGCAGCAATCTGAGGCTTAGTTTTTCAAAACAGAACTAAAGAAATGGAGTAACTCACAATGTAGACGCAATGCAACAACAACTCTATTCACATTAATGCTTTTGAAAAAGAAGCAGAAGCAGAGGTTAAGAGATCAATG
The window above is part of the Brassica napus cultivar Da-Ae chromosome C3, Da-Ae, whole genome shotgun sequence genome. Proteins encoded here:
- the LOC106388144 gene encoding fasciclin-like arabinogalactan protein 16 encodes the protein MASCYGVSKLLLILLTTSIATALPVTKAVSGQINSNSVLVALLDSHYTELAELVEKALLLQTLEEAVGRHNITIFAPRNDALERNLDPLFKSFLLEPRNLKSLQTLLMFHILPRRVSSPQWPSLSHHHRTLSNDHVHLTVDAPTLRLKVDSADIIRPDDVIRPDGIIHGIERLLIPRSVQEDFNSRRSLRSISAVLPEGAPEVDPRTNRLKKPPPPVPAGAPPVLPIYSAMSPGPSLAPAPAPGPGGPRHHFNGEAQVKDFIHTLLHYGGYNEMADILVNLTSLATEMGRLVSEGYVLTVLAPNDEAMAKLTTDQLSEPGAPEQIVYYHIIPEYQTEESMYNAVRRFGKVKYDSLRFPHKVLAQEADGSVKFGHGEGSAYLFDPDIYTDGRISVQGIDGVLFPVEETPATEIKPAAPVFKKVAKSRRGKLMEVACKMMGSRFTSCQ